A stretch of the Thiomicrorhabdus xiamenensis genome encodes the following:
- the ntrC gene encoding nitrogen regulation protein NR(I) translates to MSEEMEVMPIVWVVDDDASIRWVLEAALEDKPYIVKVFDSPLMALKSIEDFPPSAVLSDVRMPDMDGLTFMEAIHEKDKQIPVIIMTAHADLDTAVKSYQSEAFEYLPKPFDIDEATSLIERAVKRYLSGGMVKSRRSNKASKQPLNIIGGAPAMQEVFRVLGRVSKLDVTVLINGETGTGKELVARALHELSPRSEGPFVALNTAAIPRELLESELFGHEKGAFTGAHSQRIGRFEQADGGTLFLDEIGDMPVDLQTRLLRVLNDGSFYRVGGRNPIHTNVRIVAATHQNMEKLVREGRFREDLLYRLNIIRIKVPALRERREDIPLLARYYLEQEAKALGLEEKTLSKEVEKFLSSQQWPGNVRQLRSLCTWLTIMAPDKTVYIEDLPLELQEPSEDLSGELENDNWETPLRRWAQQFLSTGKEGLHTSAEPKFETVLIQESLKASGQHKQKAAALLGWGRNTLTRKMQALGLED, encoded by the coding sequence ATGAGTGAGGAAATGGAAGTAATGCCAATTGTTTGGGTGGTGGATGATGATGCCTCCATCCGCTGGGTATTGGAAGCCGCTTTAGAGGACAAACCCTATATTGTTAAGGTATTTGATTCTCCTCTAATGGCACTTAAAAGCATAGAGGACTTTCCTCCCTCGGCAGTTCTTTCCGATGTTCGTATGCCGGACATGGACGGTTTGACCTTTATGGAAGCGATCCATGAGAAGGATAAGCAGATTCCGGTCATTATTATGACCGCTCACGCCGACTTGGATACGGCGGTGAAATCTTATCAGAGCGAAGCGTTTGAATACCTTCCGAAACCGTTTGATATTGATGAGGCGACTTCTCTGATCGAGCGTGCCGTAAAACGCTATCTTTCCGGTGGTATGGTCAAGTCGCGACGCAGCAACAAAGCCAGTAAGCAACCGTTGAATATTATCGGTGGCGCACCGGCAATGCAGGAAGTTTTCCGCGTTTTGGGGCGCGTCTCCAAGCTGGATGTAACCGTCCTGATTAACGGGGAAACGGGAACGGGTAAAGAACTTGTGGCCAGAGCGTTGCATGAGTTGAGCCCGCGTTCCGAAGGTCCTTTTGTCGCCTTGAACACGGCGGCCATTCCGCGGGAACTGCTCGAATCGGAATTATTCGGGCATGAGAAAGGCGCATTTACCGGAGCGCATTCGCAGCGCATCGGGCGTTTCGAACAGGCCGATGGCGGAACCCTGTTCCTGGATGAGATCGGGGATATGCCGGTTGACCTGCAGACGCGACTGCTGCGCGTTCTCAACGACGGTAGCTTTTATCGCGTCGGTGGTCGCAACCCGATTCATACCAATGTGCGAATTGTGGCTGCAACCCACCAGAATATGGAAAAACTGGTACGCGAAGGGCGTTTCCGTGAAGATTTGCTGTACCGTCTGAATATTATCCGTATCAAGGTACCGGCGTTACGTGAAAGACGTGAAGATATTCCGCTTCTGGCTCGTTATTACCTGGAACAGGAAGCCAAAGCGCTTGGTCTGGAAGAGAAAACGCTCAGCAAAGAAGTCGAGAAATTCTTGTCTTCGCAGCAATGGCCGGGGAACGTCCGCCAACTGCGCAGTCTGTGTACCTGGTTGACGATTATGGCCCCGGACAAGACGGTTTATATCGAAGATCTTCCGCTGGAACTTCAGGAACCGAGCGAAGACCTTTCCGGCGAACTGGAAAACGATAACTGGGAAACGCCTTTAAGACGCTGGGCGCAGCAGTTCCTGTCCACCGGAAAAGAGGGGCTGCATACTTCGGCAGAACCGAAATTCGAAACGGTACTGATCCAGGAATCCCTTAAAGCCAGCGGTCAGCATAAACAGAAAGCGGCGGCACTGCTTGGTTGGGGGCGTAATACCCTGACCCGTAAGATGCAGGCTTTGGGACTGGAAGATTAA
- a CDS encoding HD domain-containing phosphohydrolase, with product MPQRLLQRTLIIVFCLLGWNASAAEVRIGVLALRGEEKAMVDWQPLAEKLNQQIPEHHFSILPLDFKQTRLLVRQHRVDFIIANPAFYVELEKNDGITPVATMRTKGVSGSELKRYGGVIFTRADREDIQTLRDLKGRTLAAVDSASFGGWQIGWRELKHHAIDIDRDLERVEFIGTHDAVVYAVAEGAADVGIVRTGTLEKMAAEGGISLNDFVVLAPRHPAGFPYMLSTDLYPEWPIAKVSGVSEALAIKVAVALMQISSQDPSFQSSNLAGWTLPLNYQSVHDALKELEVGPYAYLREVSWQQVLEHYWYWLVIVTLLMVLLLSLAFYVLSMNQRLKKHHAELRNLNAGLENRVAERTEEIEGLMLHERLLRGVVETVADVNQIIITSDAEQQMLKAACDRLIVHPDYRFAWVGKLEGIPDEFPVEIQDALPQRLQIVGRSFGSAEQMRALLDTDEDSLALRSISANQSLQEQLPSVLLGCRSVVALPLRQDAFNLPFGVLVVFSEREEGFDYEEMRMLEQLAGDLGFAVHAFEQRNERIRLQQDRISNYEETILSMVDLIEQRDSYTAGHTQRVAEYSALIARQMELPEESVERLYRAAVLHDIGKIVIPDSVLLKPGKLTPLEYKLIQQHVTAGYQTLSKIKMYQDLAEIMRHHHEWIDGSGYPQGLKGEQIPLEGRIMAVADSFDAMTSYRIYKPRKSVETALQELNELAGRQYDEQVVAAAQVVLRNVIVEEDAKQLPQTEIEQQRFAYFFNDQLTGVYNENYLEFMLINGLDFQFKHAKLVCLHGFAELNQHAGWLKGNEVLKSVAEYLMGLEEEAIVFRVMGDDFVILSPADLHLDTEELVENTAMKTVAVSVDFTSLNVQKAEGLEQLKKLAGLE from the coding sequence ATGCCGCAACGGCTTTTACAAAGAACGCTGATTATTGTTTTTTGCTTGTTGGGATGGAATGCTTCTGCCGCGGAAGTCCGTATCGGGGTACTCGCTTTACGCGGTGAAGAAAAAGCCATGGTCGATTGGCAGCCGCTTGCCGAAAAACTCAATCAGCAGATTCCCGAACATCACTTCTCTATTCTTCCATTGGATTTTAAACAAACCCGTTTACTGGTTCGACAGCACCGGGTGGATTTTATTATTGCCAATCCCGCCTTTTATGTTGAATTAGAGAAGAACGACGGCATTACTCCCGTTGCGACCATGCGAACCAAAGGCGTAAGCGGTAGCGAGTTAAAACGTTACGGCGGTGTAATTTTTACGCGAGCCGATAGAGAGGATATACAAACACTCAGAGATCTTAAAGGACGGACTTTGGCGGCGGTGGACTCGGCGTCGTTCGGTGGCTGGCAGATCGGTTGGCGCGAGTTAAAGCATCACGCCATCGATATTGATCGCGATCTGGAGCGTGTTGAATTTATCGGTACTCACGATGCAGTGGTTTATGCGGTTGCCGAAGGTGCCGCCGATGTCGGGATCGTTCGAACCGGAACCTTGGAGAAAATGGCCGCAGAGGGAGGGATTTCTCTGAATGACTTTGTTGTTCTGGCACCAAGGCATCCCGCCGGCTTTCCTTATATGCTCAGTACAGACCTCTATCCCGAATGGCCGATTGCCAAGGTTTCCGGAGTCAGCGAAGCTTTAGCGATTAAAGTCGCCGTCGCTTTAATGCAGATTTCGTCGCAGGACCCTTCTTTTCAAAGTTCCAATCTGGCAGGCTGGACCTTGCCGTTGAATTATCAGAGTGTACACGATGCGCTGAAAGAGTTGGAGGTCGGTCCTTACGCCTATTTGCGTGAGGTAAGCTGGCAACAGGTTCTGGAACACTATTGGTATTGGCTGGTCATCGTTACTCTGTTGATGGTTTTGCTGCTGTCTCTGGCTTTTTATGTATTGAGCATGAATCAGCGTCTCAAGAAACATCATGCAGAGTTGCGCAATTTGAATGCCGGTTTGGAGAATCGGGTTGCAGAGCGTACCGAGGAGATTGAAGGGTTGATGTTGCACGAGAGGCTGCTGCGTGGTGTGGTGGAGACGGTTGCCGACGTCAATCAGATTATTATTACCTCCGATGCGGAGCAGCAGATGCTCAAAGCAGCCTGTGATCGATTGATCGTTCATCCTGACTACCGTTTCGCCTGGGTCGGCAAATTAGAAGGTATTCCGGATGAGTTTCCTGTCGAAATCCAGGACGCACTGCCGCAGAGGCTACAGATAGTCGGTAGATCTTTCGGTTCGGCCGAACAGATGCGAGCGCTGCTCGATACAGATGAAGACAGTCTGGCGTTACGCAGTATCTCTGCAAATCAAAGTCTTCAGGAGCAATTGCCGTCCGTTCTTTTGGGATGTCGCAGTGTGGTCGCTCTGCCTCTTCGGCAGGATGCATTTAATCTGCCGTTCGGCGTTCTTGTGGTTTTCAGCGAGCGTGAAGAAGGGTTTGATTATGAAGAGATGCGTATGCTGGAGCAGTTGGCGGGGGATTTGGGTTTTGCCGTGCATGCTTTTGAGCAGCGAAACGAGCGTATCCGTTTGCAGCAGGATCGCATCAGTAATTACGAAGAAACCATTCTTTCAATGGTTGATTTGATTGAGCAGCGCGACTCTTATACAGCCGGTCATACTCAACGCGTCGCGGAGTATTCGGCCTTGATCGCCCGCCAGATGGAATTGCCGGAAGAGAGTGTTGAACGACTGTATCGGGCAGCGGTTTTACATGATATCGGGAAGATCGTTATTCCGGATTCGGTACTGCTCAAACCGGGGAAACTGACTCCACTGGAGTATAAGTTGATTCAGCAGCACGTTACCGCAGGTTATCAGACACTTTCCAAAATTAAAATGTATCAGGATCTGGCGGAAATTATGCGTCATCACCATGAATGGATTGATGGCAGTGGTTATCCGCAAGGTCTTAAGGGCGAGCAAATTCCCCTGGAAGGGCGCATTATGGCGGTTGCCGATTCATTCGATGCCATGACTTCCTATCGAATCTATAAGCCGCGGAAATCAGTGGAAACCGCTTTGCAGGAGCTGAATGAACTGGCAGGTCGACAGTACGACGAGCAGGTGGTTGCTGCTGCGCAAGTCGTGCTGCGGAACGTGATTGTCGAGGAAGATGCCAAGCAGTTGCCGCAAACGGAAATCGAACAGCAACGCTTCGCTTACTTCTTCAATGATCAGTTGACCGGGGTTTATAACGAAAATTATCTCGAGTTTATGCTGATTAACGGCCTGGATTTCCAGTTCAAACATGCCAAATTGGTCTGTCTGCACGGCTTTGCCGAACTGAATCAGCATGCCGGCTGGCTTAAGGGAAACGAAGTGCTGAAATCGGTTGCAGAGTATTTGATGGGGCTGGAAGAAGAGGCGATTGTATTCCGCGTTATGGGAGACGATTTCGTGATTCTCAGTCCTGCCGATCTGCATTTAGATACTGAGGAACTGGTGGAGAATACAGCCATGAAAACAGTCGCTGTTTCGGTAGACTTTACCAGTCTCAATGTGCAGAAAGCAGAAGGCCTCGAGCAGCTTAAAAAATTGGCCGGCCTGGAGTAA
- the glnL gene encoding nitrogen regulation protein NR(II) — protein sequence MVEKSKQSLMSTGQTEFFREVLEGLTTAVIWVNESEEIAFMNVAAGEIFQLSPNRVLGTKWQMLMPDLIDSLSLANEKKITIHEYVVEQSDLFKVRVSCTISPYELGDEKGWLFELYNTERHHRIVEEDERWHQYEAGNLLIRTLAHEVKNPLAGILGATQLLQRRYEPEDKANDFLEIISREVQRLKNLVDRMLGPKQSAHKEAHNIHEIIRYVLQIIEGEKPANVYIKLDYDPSIPEVTVDFEAMVQALLNLIKNAMQAMEQFGGLLTIKTRVEHKFTLGTQTYPLVAMISISDEGEGIPPEVFDSIFYPMVSSKKEGSGLGLPVAQNVLRQHEGLIVAESEPGKTTFNVYLPLKQKER from the coding sequence ATGGTCGAAAAAAGTAAACAGAGCCTTATGTCGACTGGACAGACAGAATTTTTTCGCGAAGTTTTGGAAGGGCTGACGACAGCGGTAATCTGGGTTAACGAAAGCGAAGAGATCGCCTTTATGAATGTTGCCGCCGGGGAAATTTTTCAACTCAGTCCGAACCGGGTACTCGGCACCAAATGGCAGATGCTGATGCCAGATTTAATCGATTCTCTGAGTCTGGCGAACGAGAAAAAAATCACCATTCACGAATATGTCGTAGAACAGAGCGACCTGTTTAAGGTCCGTGTCAGTTGTACCATTTCGCCTTACGAACTGGGCGACGAAAAAGGCTGGCTGTTTGAACTTTACAATACCGAACGTCACCATCGAATCGTAGAAGAAGACGAACGTTGGCACCAATACGAAGCGGGTAACTTGCTGATCAGAACGCTGGCGCACGAAGTGAAAAATCCACTGGCCGGTATTCTTGGCGCAACTCAGCTTTTGCAGCGACGCTATGAGCCGGAAGATAAAGCGAATGACTTTCTGGAAATTATTTCCCGTGAAGTGCAGCGCCTTAAAAATCTTGTTGATCGGATGCTGGGGCCAAAACAGTCGGCGCATAAAGAAGCACATAATATCCACGAGATTATCCGCTATGTACTACAGATTATCGAAGGGGAAAAGCCGGCCAATGTTTACATCAAACTGGACTATGATCCGTCGATTCCCGAAGTAACCGTTGATTTTGAAGCGATGGTGCAGGCCCTGCTGAATTTGATCAAGAACGCGATGCAGGCAATGGAACAGTTCGGCGGGCTTTTGACGATCAAGACACGGGTTGAGCACAAGTTTACCCTTGGAACCCAGACTTATCCGCTGGTCGCCATGATCAGCATTAGCGATGAAGGCGAAGGAATTCCGCCGGAAGTGTTTGATTCGATCTTTTATCCGATGGTCAGTTCGAAAAAAGAGGGATCGGGTCTGGGATTGCCGGTCGCACAGAATGTCCTGCGACAGCATGAAGGCCTGATCGTAGCGGAAAGCGAACCGGGTAAAACCACATTTAATGTTTATCTTCCACTGAAGCAGAAGGAACGCTAG
- the tolB gene encoding Tol-Pal system beta propeller repeat protein TolB has product MHYRNLWALSLSLILMLFSAQSKAALTIEISEGFDNALPIAVVPFQSSDRRVQDLAQVVSADLKRSGRFKPLSSGQMPALPSELNEIDYAQWRPMNIDNMVIGKVIRLSNGFYQVDMRLVNVLRKEQVMGKRWSNVPEASLRQVAHQISDAVYEELTGIRGAFNTQIAYVTMLRGAKQRFYTLEVADADGYNPQPILKSSKPIMSPSWSPDGSKLAYVSFEENRSQVYVQSLDGTYRKKIAGYRGINSSPAWSPDGTQLALTLSKGGNADIYIMDVASGGLKQVTRDRAIETEATWAPDGKSLFFNSDRRGQPQVFQVFLDTMNVQRITFEGKYNSNPEVSPDGRYVAVVHGGGGYHIGLLDQQTKKFEVITDTFLDESPSFSPNGEMILYAMNKGGRGQLAVVTVDGKTSQTLQVKNAEVREPAWGPYLNR; this is encoded by the coding sequence ATGCATTATCGAAACTTGTGGGCGCTAAGTTTAAGTCTGATTTTGATGTTGTTTTCGGCGCAGTCGAAAGCCGCGTTGACGATCGAGATCAGTGAGGGGTTCGATAATGCGTTACCGATTGCCGTCGTGCCTTTTCAAAGTTCTGACCGCCGGGTTCAGGATCTGGCCCAGGTGGTTTCGGCCGACCTGAAACGCAGCGGTCGCTTTAAGCCGTTGTCCAGCGGACAGATGCCGGCGTTGCCAAGCGAACTGAACGAAATCGATTATGCCCAGTGGCGTCCGATGAATATCGACAATATGGTGATCGGTAAGGTGATTCGTCTGAGCAATGGTTTCTATCAGGTGGATATGCGTCTGGTCAATGTATTGCGCAAAGAACAGGTAATGGGCAAGCGCTGGAGCAATGTTCCGGAGGCGAGTCTGCGTCAGGTCGCGCACCAGATCAGTGATGCGGTCTATGAAGAACTTACCGGTATCCGCGGTGCTTTCAATACTCAAATCGCCTATGTGACTATGTTGCGTGGTGCCAAGCAACGTTTTTACACCTTGGAAGTGGCTGATGCCGACGGTTATAACCCACAACCGATTCTAAAATCGAGTAAACCGATTATGTCGCCAAGCTGGTCGCCGGACGGAAGTAAGTTGGCCTACGTCTCTTTCGAAGAAAACCGTTCACAGGTTTATGTACAGAGCCTGGATGGAACTTATCGTAAAAAGATCGCCGGTTATCGCGGGATCAACAGCTCGCCGGCCTGGTCGCCGGATGGAACGCAATTGGCACTGACTCTATCCAAAGGCGGTAATGCCGACATCTATATTATGGATGTCGCCAGCGGAGGTTTGAAACAGGTGACGCGCGATCGAGCGATCGAAACCGAGGCGACTTGGGCGCCGGATGGCAAATCGCTGTTTTTCAACTCCGATCGTCGCGGTCAACCGCAGGTTTTTCAGGTATTCCTGGATACGATGAATGTCCAGCGCATTACCTTTGAAGGAAAATACAACTCCAACCCTGAAGTCTCGCCGGACGGGCGCTATGTCGCTGTGGTTCACGGTGGTGGCGGTTACCATATCGGATTGCTTGATCAGCAAACCAAAAAGTTCGAGGTGATTACCGATACTTTCCTTGACGAGTCGCCAAGCTTTTCGCCGAATGGCGAAATGATCCTGTATGCAATGAACAAGGGCGGACGCGGTCAATTGGCTGTGGTCACGGTTGATGGTAAAACTTCACAGACCCTGCAGGTCAAAAATGCTGAAGTACGCGAGCCGGCGTGGGGGCCGTACCTTAATCGCTAG
- a CDS encoding class I SAM-dependent methyltransferase, with protein sequence MIREIWQYLTTPVAFSYVRNKGFLKEAIAMSARARRCRRQWDKHYRHCEETIVDAAKDLDSRHTVLIIGAGSLRDVPLDYLAQHFERVLLVDLVFLKAARRQAALYSNVELIEHDVTESLESVFDGAPSIPQPSRWLDDERVDLVVSLNLITQLPLIPVRQLIVNYRISELQADELGRELIRSHLDYLQRFACRVCLIADRESVEYNVYDEETDRLDTWWEVEPPPETESWEWELIPFGEGRANRRQVNRVAVSIL encoded by the coding sequence GTGATACGGGAAATTTGGCAATACCTTACGACACCGGTTGCATTTTCTTATGTTCGCAACAAAGGGTTTCTGAAAGAGGCTATTGCCATGTCCGCACGTGCCAGACGCTGTCGCCGACAGTGGGACAAGCATTACCGTCATTGCGAAGAAACGATTGTTGATGCGGCCAAAGATCTAGATTCTCGGCACACGGTACTGATTATCGGAGCAGGTTCCCTGCGCGATGTGCCTTTAGACTATTTGGCGCAGCATTTCGAGCGGGTGTTGTTGGTCGATCTGGTCTTTCTCAAGGCGGCCCGCAGGCAGGCGGCGCTCTATTCCAATGTCGAACTGATCGAGCACGATGTCACCGAATCACTCGAGAGCGTTTTTGACGGTGCTCCGAGCATTCCTCAACCATCACGCTGGTTGGACGATGAACGGGTCGATCTGGTGGTTTCTTTAAATCTGATTACACAGTTGCCGCTGATTCCAGTGCGCCAGTTGATTGTCAATTACCGTATTTCTGAACTTCAGGCGGATGAACTCGGCAGGGAGTTGATTCGCTCACATCTGGATTATCTGCAGCGTTTTGCATGCCGGGTCTGCCTGATTGCCGATCGGGAATCGGTGGAATACAACGTCTACGACGAAGAAACCGACCGCTTGGATACCTGGTGGGAAGTCGAACCGCCTCCGGAGACGGAAAGCTGGGAGTGGGAGTTGATTCCTTTTGGCGAAGGTCGAGCCAACAGACGGCAGGTCAACCGGGTTGCCGTCTCCATTCTGTGA
- the upp gene encoding uracil phosphoribosyltransferase, which yields MLVELTHPLAKDLVNRLRSTRTEASAFKEIIEELSRILIYRALEEIDLQPKQTQTWRGESEYPRINQQDIVLIPIMRAGLPMLDGLYSLLPHAPNGFMAMRRDEVTHEAKFYYDRIPDCSDKTVILLDPMVATGGSLNDAVAVIRERSPRRIISLNIIGAPEGIQRVRERHPELDIYIAQIDECLDENKFIFPGLGDAGDRAFNTPE from the coding sequence ATGCTTGTTGAACTCACTCACCCTCTTGCCAAAGATCTGGTCAATCGACTGCGTTCGACTCGAACGGAAGCTTCCGCATTTAAAGAGATTATCGAAGAACTGAGTCGGATCCTGATTTACCGGGCTTTGGAAGAAATCGATTTACAACCGAAACAAACCCAAACCTGGCGCGGAGAATCCGAATACCCGCGAATCAATCAGCAGGATATTGTCCTGATTCCGATTATGCGCGCCGGGCTTCCAATGCTCGATGGTCTTTACTCCCTGTTACCGCACGCGCCAAACGGCTTTATGGCGATGCGTCGAGATGAAGTGACCCATGAAGCCAAATTTTATTACGACAGAATCCCAGACTGTAGCGACAAAACCGTGATTCTTCTGGATCCGATGGTTGCCACTGGCGGATCATTGAACGATGCCGTCGCCGTCATCCGTGAACGGAGTCCGCGAAGAATAATCTCTTTGAATATTATCGGCGCCCCGGAAGGCATCCAACGTGTTCGAGAACGCCATCCAGAGCTGGATATCTATATTGCACAGATAGACGAATGTCTGGACGAAAATAAATTTATCTTTCCGGGATTAGGCGATGCCGGCGATCGTGCCTTTAATACGCCGGAATAA
- the queC gene encoding 7-cyano-7-deazaguanine synthase QueC yields MQESKKAVILLSGGLDSATVLAIAKDRGFECHTMSFDYGQRHRAELHAAERLAQSMGARTHRVMNVDMRQIGGSALTDDSMAVPVGGVEKDTIPVTYVPARNTVFLSYALALAEVIGADDIFIGVNAVDYSGYPDCRPEFIEAYEKMANLATKAGVEGHHLSVQTPLIDLSKAEIIQTGHQLGVDYALTVSCYQADDQGRACGVCDSCRLRKQGFKEAGVEDPTLYQNGA; encoded by the coding sequence ATGCAAGAGAGCAAAAAAGCCGTCATTTTACTTTCCGGCGGACTGGATTCGGCCACCGTTCTGGCGATTGCCAAAGATCGCGGTTTTGAGTGCCATACAATGAGCTTTGACTACGGGCAGCGCCACAGAGCTGAACTGCATGCGGCCGAGCGTCTGGCTCAAAGCATGGGCGCTCGGACGCATCGTGTGATGAATGTCGATATGCGTCAGATTGGTGGATCGGCCTTAACCGATGATTCGATGGCGGTTCCGGTGGGCGGGGTGGAAAAGGATACCATTCCGGTAACCTACGTTCCGGCACGAAATACGGTGTTCTTATCTTATGCGCTGGCATTGGCGGAGGTAATTGGTGCCGATGATATTTTCATCGGCGTCAATGCCGTCGACTACTCCGGTTATCCCGATTGTCGCCCGGAATTTATCGAAGCCTATGAGAAAATGGCCAATCTGGCAACCAAGGCCGGAGTAGAAGGGCACCACTTAAGCGTTCAGACGCCGTTGATTGATTTATCCAAAGCCGAAATCATCCAGACCGGCCATCAACTTGGGGTTGATTATGCGTTGACCGTTTCCTGCTATCAGGCCGATGATCAGGGGCGCGCATGTGGTGTCTGCGATTCTTGCCGTTTAAGAAAGCAAGGGTTTAAAGAAGCGGGAGTCGAGGATCCAACCTTATACCAAAATGGTGCATAA
- a CDS encoding OmpA family protein has translation MKTFSKVLLLALSASLAACSTPPQKDVDQALDGNDTAPGLDGFRLKNEDLNSPQIQGVEVISADGQSMGSVDPLDGMDNVDLLDPNLPTYELENALYEPIIYFGFDQYDLDPKSMETVNYYAEVLLANPERRAILRGHTDERGSPEYNLALGEKRAAAVKKAMIVLGIAPERLEAVSMGEEYPADLGSNEAAWAKNRRVEIELK, from the coding sequence ATGAAAACTTTTTCCAAAGTGCTACTTTTGGCACTGAGCGCATCTTTGGCGGCTTGTAGTACGCCGCCGCAAAAAGATGTCGACCAGGCTTTGGATGGTAACGATACCGCTCCGGGATTGGACGGTTTCCGACTCAAGAACGAAGACTTGAACTCGCCGCAAATTCAGGGGGTTGAAGTGATCAGTGCAGACGGTCAGTCGATGGGCAGTGTCGATCCGTTGGATGGCATGGACAACGTTGATCTATTGGATCCGAATCTTCCGACTTACGAGTTGGAAAACGCACTTTATGAACCGATTATCTATTTCGGTTTCGACCAGTACGATCTGGATCCAAAGTCGATGGAAACCGTTAATTATTATGCCGAAGTGCTTCTGGCCAATCCTGAGCGGCGCGCTATTTTGCGCGGTCATACCGATGAGCGCGGCTCGCCGGAGTACAATCTGGCACTGGGTGAAAAACGTGCCGCAGCGGTAAAAAAGGCGATGATCGTTTTAGGTATTGCTCCGGAACGTCTGGAAGCCGTCAGTATGGGTGAAGAGTATCCAGCTGACCTGGGAAGTAATGAAGCGGCCTGGGCAAAAAACCGTCGTGTGGAAATTGAATTGAAGTAA
- the ybgF gene encoding tol-pal system protein YbgF, which translates to MNPKNVSVKKAWLAASLSLLFVASTAQAQSIEQRLERLERMASNPVMLEMTRKINDQEREIQGLQDQLDRIQRDMPQSAAVSAHTSTPQNAELQKTLADLQTRLNEMNDKLTVQGARIIVLEDELRALKAVPAQPQTTQTQGQPKVQTPPAATETAQPVQNEEAAEPASVLPIKTRPATTAEKKAYQDAFGLMRSSDYDGSIKAFSGFIENSAESDLAANAYYWMGEGYFIKGQFAKAYEAFQAVYLRYPDSVKTSDSMLRSADALEKLERLDEAKQVYQEVVNLFPESRAANNAQKRLEKM; encoded by the coding sequence ATGAATCCAAAAAATGTATCAGTTAAAAAGGCATGGCTTGCGGCATCGCTCTCTTTGCTGTTTGTAGCGTCTACTGCTCAGGCTCAGAGTATCGAGCAGCGCCTTGAACGCCTTGAACGTATGGCCAGTAATCCGGTCATGTTGGAGATGACCCGTAAGATCAATGATCAGGAGCGGGAAATTCAGGGACTTCAGGATCAATTAGATCGTATTCAGCGCGATATGCCGCAGTCTGCGGCGGTGAGCGCTCATACCAGTACGCCGCAGAACGCCGAGTTGCAGAAAACACTCGCTGATCTGCAAACGCGGCTCAATGAAATGAACGATAAACTCACGGTGCAGGGTGCGCGAATCATCGTTCTTGAGGATGAGTTGCGTGCGCTTAAGGCTGTGCCTGCTCAGCCCCAGACAACTCAGACGCAGGGCCAGCCGAAAGTTCAAACACCGCCAGCGGCAACTGAAACAGCACAACCAGTTCAGAATGAAGAGGCGGCAGAACCTGCTTCCGTACTGCCGATCAAGACCCGTCCGGCAACCACAGCAGAGAAAAAGGCTTATCAGGATGCTTTCGGTCTGATGCGTAGTTCCGATTACGATGGTTCAATCAAGGCGTTTTCAGGGTTTATCGAAAATTCCGCTGAAAGTGATCTGGCTGCCAATGCCTACTACTGGATGGGCGAGGGGTACTTTATCAAGGGCCAGTTTGCTAAGGCATATGAGGCTTTTCAGGCGGTCTATCTGCGTTATCCGGATTCCGTGAAAACCTCTGATTCCATGCTCCGTTCGGCGGACGCTCTGGAAAAGCTTGAGCGTCTTGATGAGGCCAAACAGGTTTATCAGGAGGTAGTGAATCTCTTCCCTGAAAGCCGTGCGGCGAATAACGCTCAGAAACGTCTGGAAAAAATGTAA